A stretch of the Aphis gossypii isolate Hap1 chromosome 2, ASM2018417v2, whole genome shotgun sequence genome encodes the following:
- the LOC114122833 gene encoding T-complex protein 1 subunit eta codes for MMRPPILLLKEGTEDSQGKSQLLSNITACQAVVEAIRTTLGPRGMDKLIVDSRGTATISNDGATIMKISDIIHPAAKILVDIAKSQDAEVGDGTTSVVLLAGEFLKQVKPYVEEGVHPRIIIKALRKGLKIAQDRIDQIAYKMKFNNDEEYRTFLQKCAATALNSKLIHQEKDFFSKIAVDAVLLLDELLPLNMIGIKKVQGGGLQDSQLITGVSFKKTFSYAGFEMQPKHYKSPKIALLNIELELKAERSNAEVRVNTVEEFQKVVDTEWNILYEKLEHIYKSGAQVVLSKLPIGDVATQYFADRDMFCAGRVVDEDLKRTMKACGGVIVATTYDLNDSVLGKCEYFEEKQIGGDRFNIFSGCPNAKACTIILRGGGEHLLDETERSLHDAIMIVRRTVKNDSIVAGGGAIEMELSKVLRDYSRSIAGKEQLIVAAIAKSLEIIPRQLCDNAGFDATNILNKLRQKHAQGGEAFGVDINREHVVDNFENCVWEPVIIKKNALAAAIEAACLVLSVDQTIKNPKSGGGEEQQGRGRGRPM; via the exons ATGATG cgTCCcccaattttattacttaaagaaGGAACTGAAGACAGTCAAGGCAAATCTCaactattatctaatattactGCTTGTCAAGCAGTTGTTGAAGCTATTCGTACTACGTTAGGTCCACGTGGTATGGATAAGTTGATTGTGGATAGTCGTGGTACGGCAACTATTTCTAATGATGGTGCAACAATCATGAAAATATCAGATATAATCCATCCAGCAGCAAAAATTCTTGTCGATATTGCTAAATCACAGGATGCTGAAGTTGGTGATGGTACCACTAGTGTTGTTCTACTTGCAGGAGAATTTCTTAAACAAGTTAAACCTTATGTTGAAGAAGGAGTTCATCCCAGAATTATCATTAAAGCTTTGCGTAAAGGATTAAAAATTGCACAAGATAGAATCGATCAAATTGCTTATAAg atgaaATTTAACAATGATGAAGAATACCGTACTTTCCTTCAAAAATGTGCAGCCACTGCTCTTAATTCAAAGCTTATTCATCAAGAAAAAGactttttttcaaagattGCCGTAGatgcagtattattattagatgagTTATTGCCATTAAACATGAttggtattaaaaaagttCAAGGTGGTGGATtacag GATTCACAACTCATTACTGGTGTATCatttaagaaaacattttcttaTGCTGGTTTTGAAATGCAGCCAAAACATTATAAGTCTCCAAAAATTGCATTGCTTAATATAGAGCTTGAATTGAAAGCTGAACGTTCTAATGCTGAAGTGCGAGTAAATACTGTTgag GAATTCCAAAAAGTTGTTGATACTGaatggaatattttatatgagaaACTcgaacatatttataaaagtggaGCTCAAGTAGTATTATCTAAACTACCAATTGGTGATGTAGCTACTCAGTACTTTGCTGACAG agATATGTTTTGTGCTGGTCGTGTTGTTGATGAAGATTTAAAACGTACAATGAAAGCATGTGGTGGTGTCATTGTTGCTACAACttatgatttaaatgattCCGTACTTGGTAAATGCGagtattttgaagaaaaacaaattggaGGTGATAGATTCAATATATTCTCTGGATGTCCCAATGCCAAAGCATGTACTATCATACTACGTGGTGGAGGTGAACATTTATTAGATGAAACTGAACGTTCTTTACATGACGCTATTATGATTGTCCGAAGAACTGTAAAAAATGACTCCATTGTAGCtg gtGGAGGTGCTATTGAAATGGAATTAAGCAAAGTACTTCGTGATTACTCTAGATCAATAGCCGGCAAAGAACAATTGATTGTAGCTGCTATTGCAAAATCATTGGAAATCATTCCTAGACAATTGTGCGATAATGCTGGATTCGATGCTACTAATATATTGAACAAATTACGTCAGAAACATGCTCAAGGAGGTGAAGCATTTGGTGTGGATATCAATCGAGAGCATGTTGTAgacaattttgaaaactgtGTTTGGGAACcggttatcattaaaaaaaatgctctTGCAGCTGCTATTGAAGCTGCTTGTTTAGTTCTATCAGTAgatcaaacaattaaaaatccaaaatcaGGCGGTGGTGAAGAACAACAAGGACGTGGACGTGGAAGACCTATGTaa